The bacterium genome has a window encoding:
- a CDS encoding GNAT family N-acyltransferase, with amino-acid sequence MQTIHTLDGPDIPSATWHFPGLGLANLATHVGRKVLQLDKLSELYTEIQETPDSRSFADRTLSHLNVSYTITQGGLEAIPREGPLLIVANHPFGGVEGLILLSLLTAVRPDIKLMANQVLSGIPELHRHMILVDLFGNTAATAKNTSPVRQSLRWLKNGGALAMFPSGEVAHFDPTRRRICESDWHTTVARLTRHSGASVLPVFFEGANGPLFQIAGLIHPRLRTALLAREIINKAGHRINVSIGQALRHEKLMLIQDDQELTRYLKMRVQCLGVARTPTRKHPAKPVWTKRLKPVIPAVSANSLAREISWLRPEQQLHEVGDYRVYISTANQIPCVIREIARLREVTFRAVGEGTGQTLDIDVFDRIYQHLFVWNQKTSEVVGAYRLGLTDKIIPQYGIEGLYTSTLFRYDWKFIDSLCPAIEIGRSFVRKEYQRKHLPLLLLWKGIGTFVARNPKYRNLFGTVSMSNHYHETSRQLLARFFEQEKQDGPSPLSVRPRNPFHIKENQAGPALDLACRIPDLEALSEIVGQIESDGKEIPVLIRQYLKMGGRVLSCNVDPKFSMALDALLVVDLARTDPRLLELYMGKHAGEYLRHHGVVTESERQAQCA; translated from the coding sequence ATGCAAACGATTCACACGCTTGATGGTCCGGACATCCCCTCTGCCACCTGGCATTTTCCCGGCTTGGGACTGGCGAACCTCGCCACCCATGTCGGGAGAAAAGTTCTGCAATTAGACAAGCTTTCCGAACTCTACACTGAAATCCAGGAGACGCCTGATTCCCGGTCGTTTGCGGATCGCACCCTGTCCCATCTGAATGTCAGCTACACCATTACTCAAGGTGGGCTGGAGGCGATCCCCCGCGAAGGCCCCTTGCTGATCGTCGCCAATCACCCCTTCGGCGGGGTCGAAGGCCTGATATTGCTAAGTCTCCTGACCGCGGTCCGGCCTGACATCAAGCTGATGGCCAATCAGGTGCTCTCGGGCATTCCGGAACTTCACCGGCACATGATTCTCGTGGACCTCTTCGGCAACACCGCAGCAACCGCCAAGAATACGTCCCCTGTCCGACAAAGTTTGAGATGGCTTAAAAACGGCGGGGCCTTGGCCATGTTCCCCTCCGGTGAAGTGGCTCATTTTGACCCGACCCGCAGGCGGATTTGTGAATCCGACTGGCATACGACCGTTGCCCGTCTGACCCGGCATAGCGGCGCCTCCGTTCTTCCCGTTTTCTTCGAGGGCGCCAATGGCCCCCTCTTCCAGATTGCGGGTCTGATTCATCCCCGGCTGCGGACCGCCCTGCTCGCCAGGGAGATTATCAATAAGGCGGGGCATCGAATCAACGTCAGCATCGGACAGGCGCTCCGACACGAAAAGTTGATGCTCATCCAGGACGACCAGGAACTCACCCGTTACTTGAAAATGCGAGTACAATGTCTCGGGGTCGCTCGTACGCCCACCCGGAAACATCCGGCAAAACCAGTTTGGACTAAACGCCTGAAGCCGGTGATCCCGGCCGTCAGCGCGAACAGCCTGGCCAGGGAAATCAGCTGGCTCCGGCCGGAACAACAATTACATGAGGTGGGCGACTATCGCGTGTATATCTCCACCGCGAATCAGATTCCCTGTGTGATCCGTGAAATCGCCCGTTTGCGCGAAGTGACCTTCAGGGCCGTCGGGGAGGGCACCGGCCAGACTTTGGACATCGATGTCTTTGACCGGATCTACCAGCACCTGTTCGTGTGGAACCAAAAGACCTCCGAGGTGGTCGGGGCGTATCGCCTGGGTTTGACCGATAAAATTATACCTCAGTACGGCATTGAGGGTCTTTATACCAGTACCCTTTTCCGTTATGACTGGAAATTTATTGATTCCTTATGCCCGGCCATCGAGATCGGCCGCTCTTTCGTCCGCAAGGAATACCAACGCAAACACCTTCCGCTCCTGTTGCTCTGGAAGGGGATCGGCACGTTTGTGGCCAGAAATCCGAAATACCGGAACTTGTTCGGGACGGTGAGCATGAGCAATCATTATCATGAAACCTCCCGCCAATTATTAGCCCGATTCTTTGAGCAGGAAAAACAGGATGGGCCGTCCCCGCTTTCCGTACGCCCCCGGAACCCCTTCCACATCAAAGAAAATCAGGCCGGGCCGGCGCTGGACTTGGCCTGCCGGATCCCTGACCTCGAGGCCCTGTCCGAAATAGTTGGTCAAATTGAGTCGGACGGAAAAGAGATTCCTGTCCTGATTCGCCAATACCTGAAAATGGGAGGGCGGGTATTGTCCTGCAATGTCGACCCCAAGTTCAGTATGGCACTGGACGCCCTCCTGGTGGTGGATTTAGCGCGTACCGACCCCCGCCTTCTGGAACTCTATATGGGGAAACACGCAGGGGAGTATCTTCGACATCACGGGGTCGTGACTGAATCCGAACGGCAGGCTCAATGTGCCTGA
- a CDS encoding glycosyltransferase → MHSKHSDRPTEWFLRRIGAPECFTEPAEVYRICKQKGMDFVTISDHNCIDGALEIAHLPDSFISAELTTYFPEDGCKIHCLVQNITERQFAEMQTLRKNIYDLRKYLADEAILHVIAHPLFRVNDLLTIEHVEKLLLLFERFEAINGSRHPRAGDLTVALFSQLTEAQLWAMADRHGIPPQGEQAWVKRFTGGSDDHSGVYAASAYTITPHADSVQSFLEHLRAGRHEPRGTSGTSLRLAHSLYHIAYQYYRNRIMNQGTGSSVLGELFKRLLSGYEAPEKSSGPVRAWAERVVKKYRIRKLSPGERLLVESFSKIRETSAPASGREGQRIGSDVESFATASQISHELGYTFLKQFLGHVEDGRLVDGFQTLASLGTVMLGIAPYLTAFGVQHKDERFLRDAASRLGGGTIYPERSHRRVWITDTFSDVNGVSNTIRMLTAKARDRGGEITVMTSMPTAPDTGAETINFPPLGTFSLPEYPSQKMAFPPFLDIIESLERGNYHEVIISTPGPMGLTALAATRLLGLRTVGIYHTDFPKYVKCLTQDEVLEQLAWRYMLWFYGQMDRIYVPSEYYKKLLTENGFDKDRLKVLPRGVDLARFNPGKRDENYWKHYGLNGNLKMLYVGRVSREKNIKTLLEAFHLARSTTPNLDLIVVGDGPELETFRQEAGDRNICFTGFLTGDALAAAYASADLFVFPSDSDTFGNVVLEAHASGLPAIVSTQGGPAEIIARNGSGLAVDVRTPLPLCAGIQALVQDEQKRIAMGQYALKTAREMSWDRALDHFS, encoded by the coding sequence GTGCACAGCAAACATTCGGATCGGCCAACCGAATGGTTTTTACGGCGGATTGGTGCGCCCGAATGTTTTACTGAACCTGCGGAGGTCTATCGCATCTGCAAACAAAAAGGCATGGACTTTGTCACCATTTCTGATCACAACTGCATTGACGGGGCGCTTGAAATTGCCCACCTGCCGGACAGTTTCATTTCCGCCGAACTGACCACCTATTTCCCCGAGGACGGCTGCAAGATCCATTGCCTGGTCCAGAACATCACAGAACGACAGTTTGCAGAGATGCAGACGCTCAGAAAGAATATCTACGACCTGCGGAAATATCTTGCCGACGAAGCGATCCTGCATGTCATTGCGCACCCGCTCTTCCGTGTTAATGACCTGCTTACCATTGAGCATGTCGAGAAACTGCTCCTGCTGTTTGAGCGTTTTGAGGCCATCAACGGGTCACGCCACCCCAGGGCGGGAGATTTGACGGTGGCGCTGTTTTCCCAGCTTACCGAGGCTCAACTCTGGGCCATGGCCGACCGGCACGGAATCCCGCCCCAGGGCGAGCAGGCCTGGGTGAAGCGGTTTACCGGCGGCAGCGACGACCACAGTGGAGTCTATGCCGCCAGTGCCTACACCATCACCCCTCACGCGGATTCAGTTCAGTCATTCCTGGAACACCTGCGGGCGGGCCGTCATGAACCCCGGGGGACCTCAGGCACCAGTTTGCGTCTCGCGCACAGTCTCTACCACATTGCCTACCAGTATTACCGCAACCGCATCATGAACCAGGGAACGGGCTCCTCCGTGCTGGGCGAATTGTTCAAGCGCCTGTTGAGCGGGTATGAAGCGCCCGAAAAAAGCTCCGGGCCAGTCCGGGCTTGGGCTGAACGGGTGGTAAAGAAATATCGCATCCGGAAGCTGAGTCCCGGCGAGCGGCTATTAGTGGAGTCCTTTTCAAAAATCCGGGAAACGTCAGCCCCGGCCAGTGGACGGGAAGGCCAGCGCATCGGATCCGATGTTGAGAGTTTCGCCACGGCCAGCCAGATCAGCCATGAACTCGGATATACGTTCCTGAAGCAATTTTTGGGACATGTCGAGGACGGTCGTCTTGTGGATGGATTTCAAACGTTGGCCTCGCTGGGCACCGTGATGCTCGGCATTGCCCCCTATCTCACCGCATTCGGTGTCCAGCATAAAGATGAGCGGTTTCTTCGGGACGCCGCCTCCCGCCTGGGCGGAGGAACCATTTATCCCGAGCGCAGCCATCGCCGGGTGTGGATCACGGATACCTTCAGCGATGTGAACGGGGTGTCAAACACCATTCGCATGCTCACCGCTAAAGCCCGTGACCGGGGGGGGGAGATTACCGTCATGACCTCCATGCCGACCGCCCCTGACACTGGAGCCGAAACCATCAACTTCCCGCCCCTGGGGACGTTCTCGCTGCCCGAGTATCCTTCCCAGAAAATGGCCTTCCCCCCGTTTCTGGACATAATTGAATCCCTGGAACGAGGAAATTATCACGAGGTGATCATCTCCACCCCCGGCCCCATGGGGTTGACGGCACTGGCGGCAACACGACTCCTTGGACTGCGGACGGTGGGCATCTACCACACGGATTTCCCGAAATACGTCAAGTGCCTCACCCAGGATGAAGTGCTCGAACAACTGGCGTGGCGTTATATGCTGTGGTTTTACGGACAAATGGACCGGATTTATGTACCAAGTGAGTATTATAAAAAGCTCCTGACCGAAAACGGGTTTGACAAGGATCGGCTGAAAGTATTGCCCAGGGGGGTGGATCTGGCCCGTTTCAATCCCGGGAAACGGGATGAGAATTATTGGAAACACTATGGATTGAACGGAAATCTCAAGATGCTGTATGTGGGCCGTGTTTCGCGTGAAAAAAACATAAAGACCCTGCTTGAGGCGTTTCATCTGGCACGGAGCACCACTCCTAATCTCGATTTAATCGTCGTCGGGGATGGCCCTGAACTCGAGACGTTCCGGCAGGAGGCAGGAGACCGCAATATTTGTTTCACGGGGTTTCTAACCGGGGACGCCTTGGCGGCCGCCTATGCCAGCGCCGATCTGTTCGTTTTCCCCAGCGACAGCGACACCTTCGGCAATGTGGTACTGGAAGCCCATGCCTCCGGTCTGCCCGCCATTGTTTCCACTCAAGGCGGCCCGGCTGAAATCATTGCAAGAAACGGATCTGGCCTGGCGGTGGATGTGCGAACTCCACTCCCGCTATGTGCCGGAATCCAGGCACTGGTTCAGGATGAGCAGAAACGTATCGCCATGGGCCAATATGCCCTGAAAACGGCTCGCGAAATGAGCTGGGACCGGGCCCTCGATCATTTCTCCTGA
- a CDS encoding response regulator, with translation MKTAPAHILVVEDESDILSLLTYSLRREGYEVTGLTNGEQALQLIPQRKPHLILLDLMLPGASGLEICRMLKARSETAGIPVIMVTAKGEDADMVKGLEQGADDYITKPFNMKVLLARIHTALRRREPPPLQPDELPKTPDTVINLLRQVEGGLLSKIFDIK, from the coding sequence ATGAAAACAGCTCCAGCACATATTTTGGTTGTAGAGGATGAGTCGGATATCCTGAGCCTTCTCACCTATAGCCTTAGGCGGGAAGGATATGAGGTCACCGGCCTCACCAACGGGGAACAGGCCCTGCAGCTGATTCCTCAGAGAAAGCCTCATCTCATTTTGCTGGACCTGATGTTGCCAGGGGCAAGTGGCCTGGAAATTTGCCGGATGCTCAAAGCCAGGTCCGAAACGGCGGGCATCCCGGTGATCATGGTTACCGCCAAGGGCGAAGATGCGGATATGGTGAAAGGGCTGGAACAGGGAGCAGATGATTATATCACCAAACCCTTCAACATGAAGGTGCTGCTCGCCCGGATTCATACCGCCCTCCGGCGTCGCGAACCCCCGCCACTCCAGCCAGATGAGCTGCCGAAGACCCCGGATACGGTAATTAATTTGCTTCGGCAGGTCGAAGGCGGCCTGTTGTCAAAAATCTTCGACATCAAGTGA
- a CDS encoding PAS domain S-box protein codes for MTNENTDMKPASLSSELRRRAEAIAQGQTPSPLDELNTLSPEKLRQALHELHVHQIELEMQNEELRRAQAELQALQARYFSLYDLAPAGYCTVSEKGLILEANLTATELLGSTRVALIQKPFSQFIFNEDQDIYYLLRKKLFDTGAPQSCELRLVKNDATIYWAHLDAAIARDPGMAPVRRIVISDITARKQIEEALKTSESRYRELVNYAVDGVLVGNHEGIIIEANECMCKLAGVKPSELIGKHIQEVLFDPKSLAETPLRFDLLQQGEVLVNERIIVRPDGSKMDIEMHSKMMPDGTYQSIYRDITERKRAADFLRLIIDNIPDLVFWKDRNSVYQGCNNAFAQAAGVGSPENIVGKTDYEFSWKKEESDFFVSVDRRVMENDQPEYHIIEPQRQSDGRQTWAETSKIPLHDEHGRVIGILGTYMNITERKQTIEALRLKNLVFDESISANSIADLNGLITEANDMFLRIWGYSDKSEVIGKPIMHFLNDPNEAAAIIHALDTTGQWEGDYIAKRKDSSTFMAHGMATTVRDENGKMIGYQSSAVDVTERKHAEAELLKTQKLTSIGLLAGGIAHDFNNILMGLFGNISLAKKDLPPDHPGIKPLENAEKSMTRAIRLTKQLLTFSKGGDPVKEDVSLGTLVEEVARFDLTGSNVKLVYHQADDLWKANADKGQIQQVISNLTTNARQAMPNGGHLYITLENAEIRDNSIPRLHRANYVKITLRDEGSGIDAKTIDRIFDPYFTTKKTGSGLGLATTYSIIKKHGGHIGVISELGKGTTFTLYLPASDSPAVPHQQPVPPEPAPLTHTPKLLVLDDEEFIRMVIPRWLKHMGCVVTTSDTGRQTVDLYKQAMESGAPFDLLILDLTIPGGIGGQEVLREILALNPAAKAIVSSGYSEGPIMADYASFGFKGVLPKPYTEQQLQELVTQVLG; via the coding sequence ATGACAAACGAAAACACCGACATGAAGCCTGCATCCTTATCTTCCGAGCTGCGCCGACGGGCTGAAGCCATCGCGCAGGGCCAGACCCCTTCACCACTTGACGAGCTCAACACCCTGTCGCCTGAAAAGTTGCGACAGGCGCTTCATGAACTGCATGTCCATCAAATCGAGCTGGAGATGCAAAACGAGGAGTTACGCCGGGCTCAAGCCGAACTCCAGGCGCTGCAGGCACGTTATTTTAGCCTCTACGATCTGGCCCCGGCGGGCTATTGCACCGTCAGTGAGAAGGGGCTGATCCTGGAAGCCAATCTGACTGCCACCGAGTTGTTGGGCTCGACCCGTGTCGCACTCATCCAAAAGCCCTTCTCCCAGTTCATCTTCAATGAGGATCAAGATATCTACTATCTCCTTCGTAAAAAACTTTTTGATACCGGTGCCCCGCAATCGTGTGAACTCAGGTTGGTGAAAAACGATGCGACCATCTACTGGGCACACCTGGATGCGGCCATCGCGCGGGATCCGGGAATGGCGCCCGTTCGCCGCATCGTCATCAGTGATATCACGGCGCGGAAGCAGATCGAGGAGGCCCTTAAAACCAGTGAAAGCCGGTATCGTGAACTTGTTAATTATGCAGTGGATGGAGTCCTGGTGGGTAACCACGAGGGCATCATCATCGAGGCCAATGAGTGCATGTGCAAGCTGGCCGGTGTAAAACCGAGTGAATTGATCGGGAAGCATATACAAGAGGTTTTGTTTGACCCGAAAAGTCTGGCAGAAACCCCGCTACGCTTTGACTTGCTTCAACAGGGTGAAGTGTTGGTAAATGAGCGCATCATTGTGCGTCCGGATGGCTCGAAAATGGATATTGAGATGCACTCCAAGATGATGCCGGACGGGACTTATCAGTCCATCTATCGCGACATCACCGAGCGCAAACGGGCCGCTGATTTTTTGCGTTTGATTATCGACAATATTCCCGACCTGGTTTTCTGGAAGGACCGGAACTCCGTCTATCAGGGATGCAACAACGCCTTTGCCCAGGCAGCCGGGGTCGGCTCCCCGGAAAATATTGTGGGTAAAACCGACTATGAGTTCAGTTGGAAAAAAGAGGAATCCGATTTCTTTGTCAGCGTCGATCGGCGGGTAATGGAAAATGACCAGCCTGAATATCATATTATTGAGCCGCAGCGTCAGTCAGACGGCAGACAGACCTGGGCCGAGACCAGCAAAATTCCCCTGCACGATGAACACGGGCGGGTCATCGGGATTCTGGGCACCTACATGAACATCACCGAGCGCAAGCAGACCATAGAGGCTCTGCGCCTGAAAAATCTGGTATTTGATGAATCTATTTCCGCCAATAGCATTGCCGACCTGAATGGCCTCATTACCGAGGCAAATGACATGTTCCTGCGGATCTGGGGCTATTCCGACAAAAGCGAGGTGATCGGCAAACCGATCATGCATTTCCTCAACGATCCTAACGAGGCCGCCGCGATCATTCACGCTCTCGACACGACCGGCCAATGGGAGGGTGATTATATCGCGAAAAGAAAGGATAGTTCAACCTTTATGGCCCACGGCATGGCCACCACCGTCCGCGATGAGAATGGAAAAATGATAGGCTACCAATCGTCAGCCGTGGATGTCACTGAGCGCAAACATGCCGAGGCCGAACTTCTGAAAACGCAAAAATTGACGAGTATCGGGCTCCTTGCGGGCGGCATAGCCCACGATTTCAACAATATCCTGATGGGCCTATTCGGAAATATCTCATTGGCCAAGAAGGATCTCCCCCCCGATCACCCGGGGATTAAACCCCTCGAAAACGCCGAGAAGTCCATGACTCGCGCCATTCGACTCACCAAACAGCTGCTGACGTTTTCAAAGGGTGGCGATCCCGTCAAAGAGGACGTCAGTCTGGGAACATTGGTCGAGGAGGTCGCCCGCTTTGACCTGACGGGAAGCAATGTCAAGCTGGTCTATCATCAAGCGGATGACCTCTGGAAGGCGAACGCCGACAAAGGGCAAATCCAGCAGGTGATTTCCAATCTCACCACCAATGCCCGCCAGGCCATGCCGAATGGCGGCCACTTGTACATCACCCTGGAGAATGCGGAAATCCGGGATAACTCCATTCCCCGTCTTCATCGTGCCAACTATGTTAAGATTACCCTGCGGGACGAGGGGTCCGGCATCGATGCCAAAACCATTGACCGCATCTTCGACCCCTACTTCACCACCAAGAAAACAGGTAGCGGACTGGGCCTGGCAACGACCTATTCCATTATCAAAAAACACGGCGGCCATATCGGGGTGATCTCGGAACTGGGGAAAGGCACGACCTTCACGCTTTATCTCCCCGCTTCTGATTCCCCGGCAGTACCGCATCAGCAACCGGTCCCGCCCGAACCTGCGCCCTTAACACATACGCCTAAACTCCTGGTATTGGATGACGAGGAATTCATCCGCATGGTGATCCCCCGCTGGCTCAAACACATGGGCTGTGTCGTGACGACCAGCGATACGGGACGCCAGACGGTTGACCTTTATAAACAAGCCATGGAGTCCGGTGCGCCCTTTGACCTGCTCATCCTGGATCTCACCATCCCGGGCGGGATCGGCGGACAGGAAGTGCTCAGGGAGATCCTCGCGCTCAACCCCGCCGCCAAAGCGATTGTTTCCAGCGGCTATTCCGAAGGCCCCATCATGGCCGATTACGCCTCCTTCGGGTTTAAAGGGGTCCTCCCCAAACCCTATACCGAGCAACAACTTCAGGAACTCGTGACGCAGGTGTTGGGATAA